The following coding sequences are from one Trypanosoma brucei gambiense DAL972 chromosome 2, complete sequence window:
- a CDS encoding D-alanyl-glycyl endopeptidase-like protein,putative gives MAARKAGTARPLLQREGEARNFDSYKLYAGASFAVGVVIILCLMKVPRAENSKDTVSTNTGSLSVGCQQNCSAPFGNVLGIYNGVPAMSNCNSDSCTAELWNTVKVEDIRIPAGRVDPHAVPPIYGMQWQCVEYARRYWMLRGTPQPATFGSVDGAADIWDLKDIQLLNGQKRKPLLKYHNGNATSANSKPRVGDLLIYPRQPNGFPYGHVAVVAGVTGDRMFVAEQNWENAAWPGPYHNYSRVLNLSCNPNGTACTVREKDNVTVQGWVRYE, from the coding sequence ATGGCGGCGAGGAAAGCAGGCACCGCCAGACCTCTTTTACAACGTGAGGGTGAGGCAAGAAACTTCGACTCATATAAGCTTTACGCAGGCGCCTCATTTGCTGTGGGAGTTGTCATCATTCTCTGCCTTATGAAGGTCCCTCGCGCGGAAAATAGTAAAGATACGGTGAGTACAAACACTGGGAGTCTTTCAGTGGGCTGCCAACAGAATTGCTCGGCCCCTTTTGGTAATGTGTTGGGAATTTACAACGGAGTTCCAGCTATGAGCAATTGCAACAGTGATAGTTGCACAGCAGAACTTTGGAACACTGTCAAGGTGGAAGACATACGGATACCGGCTGGTCGCGTGGACCCTCATGCGGTTCCACCCATATATGGTATGCAATGGCAATGCGTGGAATATGCCCGACGGTATTGGATGCTTCGAGGTACACCACAACCAGCCACTTTTGGTTCTGTAGATGGAGCAGCTGACATTTGGGATCTTAAAGATATTCAACTGCTCAATGGTCAAAAGCGGAAACCATTACTCAAATATCATAACGGAAATGCAACATCTGCAAACTCTAAGCCGCGTGTGGGGGATTTGTTGATTTACCCACGGCAACCCAATGGCTTTCCATACGGTCATGTTGCCGTTGTTGCGGGTGTGACAGGGGATCGTATGTTTGTAGCGGAACAGAACTGGGAAAACGCAGCATGGCCAGGCCCGTATCATAATTACTCGCGTGTGCTTAACTTGTCATGTAATCCCAATGGCACGGCATGTACCGTACGTGAAAAGGATAA
- a CDS encoding D-alanyl-glycyl endopeptidase-like protein,putative, whose amino-acid sequence MEREPAVTSKTNRLSSNEKDPHDVPETNDGAINGSFNNRKRGIKRLCSIAQAIFAWTFGVLVLLFISFIAFGVLYSGIRYPEGSGKVEKHCLNPVDAILGAHEGVFSYSNCGATENTTTYNNVTVAGTSYQSGLKWQCVEYARRYWMLRGTPQPATFGSVDGAADIWDLKDIQLLNGQKRKPLLKYHNGNATSANSKPRVGDLLIYPRQPNGFPCGHVAVVVGVTGDRMFVAEQNWENAAWPGPYHNYSRVLNLSCNPNGTACTVREKDNVTVQGWVRYE is encoded by the coding sequence ATGGAAAGAGAGCCAGCGGTAACATCGAAGACTAATCGACTTTCATCTAACGAAAAAGATCCTCACGATGTCCCAGAAACCAATGATGGAGCCATTAATGGTTCTTTCAACAACCGGAAGCGTGGTATAAAACGCCTATGCTCAATTGCCCAGGCGATATTCGCTTGGACATTTGGCGTActcgttcttctttttatttctttcattgCCTTTGGCGTGCTTTACTCTGGCATTCGCTACCCCGAAGGCAGCGGCAAAGTGGAAAAACATTGCCTCAATCCAGTCGATGCTATTCTTGGCGCACATGAGGGCGTCTTCTCTTACAGCAACTGTGGTGCAACAGAGAATACCACTACGTATAACAACGTCACAGTGGCTGGAACCAGTTACCAAAGCGGCTTAAAGTGGCAATGCGTGGAATATGCCCGACGGTATTGGATGCTTCGAGGTACACCACAACCAGCCACTTTTGGTTCTGTAGATGGAGCAGCTGACATTTGGGATCTTAAAGATATTCAACTGCTCAATGGTCAAAAGCGGAAACCATTACTCAAATATCATAACGGAAATGCAACATCTGCAAACTCTAAGCCGCGTGTGGGGGATTTGTTGATTTACCCACGGCAACCCAATGGTTTTCCATGCGGTCatgttgccgttgttgtGGGTGTGACAGGGGATCGTATGTTTGTAGCGGAACAGAACTGGGAAAACGCAGCATGGCCAGGCCCGTATCATAATTACTCGCGTGTGCTTAACTTGTCATGTAATCCCAATGGCACGGCATGTACCGTACGTGAAAAGGATAATGTCACAGTGCAGGGGTGGGTGCGGTATGAATAA